In Methanothermococcus thermolithotrophicus DSM 2095, one DNA window encodes the following:
- a CDS encoding tryptophan--tRNA ligase, which translates to MITPWEVSDDIDYKKTMENFGIKPIKDLIDRIGDPHYLMRRGIVFGHRDFEKILDAMEKGKDFTVVSGMMPSGKMHFGHKMIVDQLLYYQKYGADIYIPIADLEAYWARGMDFETTRKLAIEEYITNYIALGLDPEKINVYLQSKNEKVKDLAMILSKKVNFNEMRAIYGFGGETNIGHVFAPIIQVADILHPQLDKRAPVLVPVGIDQDPHIRLTRDLAGRFKEYKFIPPSSTYHRFMTGLLGGKMSSSKPETAIFLSDKPSKSLRKKVMSCKTGGRETLEEQKKLGGVPEECVVYELYTYHLMKDDRELVEVYEKCKNGELTCGQCKKSCYEKIVEFLNDLSEKREAAKEIAEEIIK; encoded by the coding sequence TTGATAACGCCTTGGGAAGTTTCGGATGATATTGACTATAAAAAAACCATGGAAAATTTCGGCATAAAACCAATTAAAGATTTAATTGATAGAATTGGAGATCCGCACTACCTTATGAGGAGAGGTATTGTATTTGGACATAGGGACTTTGAGAAAATACTGGATGCGATGGAAAAAGGAAAAGACTTCACGGTAGTTAGCGGAATGATGCCCTCTGGTAAGATGCATTTTGGTCATAAAATGATAGTTGATCAGCTCCTATATTATCAAAAATATGGTGCTGATATATACATTCCAATTGCAGATTTGGAGGCTTACTGGGCAAGAGGCATGGACTTTGAAACTACTAGAAAATTGGCTATAGAGGAATACATAACCAATTATATAGCCCTTGGGCTTGATCCAGAAAAGATAAATGTATATTTGCAGTCAAAAAATGAGAAAGTTAAAGATTTGGCAATGATTTTATCAAAAAAGGTCAATTTCAATGAAATGAGAGCAATTTATGGGTTTGGCGGGGAAACAAATATTGGACATGTTTTTGCCCCAATTATACAGGTTGCAGATATTTTACATCCCCAATTGGATAAAAGAGCTCCGGTTTTAGTTCCTGTTGGCATAGACCAAGACCCGCATATAAGATTAACAAGGGATTTAGCAGGTAGATTTAAAGAATATAAGTTTATTCCACCATCATCAACATACCATAGATTTATGACTGGATTGTTGGGCGGAAAAATGAGCTCGTCAAAACCTGAAACCGCGATATTTTTAAGTGACAAACCATCTAAATCCCTTAGGAAAAAGGTCATGTCATGCAAAACAGGCGGTAGAGAAACCTTAGAAGAGCAGAAAAAGCTGGGTGGAGTTCCTGAAGAATGTGTAGTTTACGAGCTCTACACATACCACCTAATGAAGGATGATAGAGAACTTGTGGAAGTCTATGAAAAATGTAAAAATGGGGAGCTCACCTGCGGTCAGTGTAAAAAATCCTGTTATGAAAAAATTGTAGAGTTTTTAAACGATTTAAGTGAAAAAAGAGAAGCTGCAAAGGAAATTGCTGAAGAAATTATAAAATAA
- a CDS encoding TrkA family potassium uptake protein: MYIIIAGMGRVGSTLAKSLSGKGHDLVLLDTDKKVCEDIASEIDALVINGDCTRIKTLESAGIDDADMFIAVTGKQEINLMSSLIAKNYNVQKTIARVNEPEYKGVFESLGIDVVVSPELVAANYIEKLIDRPGVVDLAIVGRGDAEILELIIPPKSRIANKKIMDLEKNQDYLIIAIYDGEELKIPDGKTELKPHDRILVLAKTEALDEVRKIFTENI, translated from the coding sequence ATGTATATAATCATTGCTGGAATGGGAAGGGTAGGAAGTACCCTTGCAAAATCCTTATCTGGAAAGGGTCACGACTTGGTCCTCTTGGACACTGATAAAAAAGTCTGTGAGGATATCGCCAGTGAAATTGATGCTTTAGTAATAAACGGCGATTGTACACGGATCAAAACATTAGAAAGTGCAGGGATTGATGACGCAGACATGTTTATTGCAGTTACTGGAAAGCAGGAAATAAACCTAATGAGCTCCCTGATAGCAAAGAATTACAATGTACAAAAAACCATTGCAAGAGTTAATGAACCTGAATACAAAGGGGTGTTTGAGAGTCTTGGAATAGATGTTGTAGTAAGTCCAGAACTTGTAGCAGCTAACTACATTGAAAAACTAATTGACAGACCTGGAGTTGTAGATCTTGCCATAGTTGGTAGAGGAGATGCAGAAATTTTAGAGCTTATTATTCCCCCCAAGTCGCGTATAGCCAATAAAAAAATAATGGACCTTGAAAAGAATCAAGATTATTTAATAATAGCAATATATGATGGGGAAGAGTTAAAAATACCTGACGGAAAGACCGAATTAAAACCGCATGATAGAATCTTGGTTTTAGCAAAAACAGAGGCTTTGGATGAGGTTAGAAAAATATTTACAGAAAATATATAA
- a CDS encoding DUF483 domain-containing protein: MNAGDHIKQILEKIMEIREEKTESKALENHIKRMDDEKFDYIIARLNKQIEIVEKYNPKIRPAIDPMVSSELGIYRRLDDYELGELLDYPKCCIISFSENARFGIDRDHLKEIDEMNIDENTYAIILPSGFIPCSLKCKEAWNRKLMAFVTYEDYLNITKLEDELFKELPHFHGAYDEYYEKIILKK; the protein is encoded by the coding sequence ATGAATGCCGGAGATCATATAAAACAAATTCTTGAAAAAATAATGGAAATAAGGGAAGAAAAAACAGAATCCAAAGCACTTGAAAACCATATAAAAAGAATGGATGATGAAAAATTTGACTACATAATAGCCAGACTAAATAAACAGATTGAAATAGTTGAGAAATATAATCCTAAGATTAGACCGGCAATAGATCCAATGGTTTCCTCTGAATTGGGGATCTACAGAAGATTGGATGATTATGAACTTGGAGAATTACTGGATTATCCAAAATGTTGTATAATATCTTTTTCAGAGAATGCAAGATTTGGAATAGATAGGGATCATTTAAAAGAAATAGATGAAATGAATATAGATGAAAACACCTATGCAATAATTTTACCATCTGGATTCATACCGTGCAGTCTTAAATGCAAAGAAGCTTGGAATAGAAAATTAATGGCATTTGTAACTTATGAGGATTATTTAAATATAACAAAATTGGAGGATGAATTGTTTAAAGAACTACCTCACTTCCATGGTGCCTACGACGAATACTACGAAAAAATAATTCTTAAAAAATGA
- a CDS encoding HicB family protein has product MLVKFEIYKDGEYWCAEGIGVDIFTQGKTLDELMDNIKEAVEVHFEEDIQSGKHITILSMSEIEVAPIG; this is encoded by the coding sequence ATGCTGGTTAAATTTGAAATATACAAAGATGGGGAATATTGGTGTGCAGAAGGTATTGGAGTCGATATATTCACACAGGGGAAAACATTGGATGAGTTAATGGACAATATAAAAGAAGCTGTTGAAGTGCATTTTGAAGAAGATATTCAGTCAGGAAAGCATATTACTATATTATCAATGTCTGAAATAGAGGTGGCCCCTATTGGTTAA
- a CDS encoding methanogenesis marker 16 metalloprotein: MDKVVVTVDELKKMIRNNEEDKIDEIDIVTSATCGIMSGTMAVFYIPIGERFRKAEKIYMNGIEGHVGPCPNEFLGSVDAVVFGTTYNGNYGGGFLFKDLIAGKEVDVKVESEGKTFEKTLTLDEIPTARMIGTRMAFKNYVAVTNLGDPVKTIFHRRMLQKGEVSFSGCGELNPLQNMKVDEKELLGKRILLNGSEGVILGFGTRHSEKKPNIMISADMHEMDPYYLGGFITSGGVEIFNTIAVPIEVNEENKEYLKTLDEDIGLPLTNVIGREIIDNGKYSEAWEGAEFRPRVNVHRCRNCDNCNAEKMCPTKAIKRIDHLGGRRLPNEDCVGCGVCVDSCPYGIYQMKRNSVLRIPVTCRQSDRERALKLAKELKKRIEKGEFKP, translated from the coding sequence ATGGATAAAGTCGTTGTTACAGTTGATGAACTAAAAAAAATGATTAGAAACAATGAAGAAGACAAAATCGACGAAATAGACATTGTAACTTCTGCAACATGCGGAATAATGTCTGGAACTATGGCGGTTTTCTACATCCCTATAGGTGAAAGATTTAGAAAAGCTGAAAAAATCTATATGAACGGTATTGAAGGTCATGTTGGACCATGCCCTAATGAATTCCTTGGAAGTGTGGATGCCGTTGTATTTGGAACTACCTACAATGGGAATTACGGCGGAGGATTTTTATTCAAGGATTTGATAGCCGGAAAAGAAGTTGATGTAAAAGTTGAAAGTGAAGGAAAGACATTTGAAAAAACATTAACATTGGATGAAATTCCTACTGCAAGAATGATAGGTACTAGGATGGCATTTAAAAACTACGTTGCAGTTACAAATCTTGGAGATCCAGTTAAAACCATATTCCACAGAAGGATGTTACAAAAAGGAGAGGTTTCATTTTCAGGTTGTGGTGAGCTCAACCCACTTCAAAACATGAAAGTTGATGAAAAAGAACTCTTAGGAAAGAGAATCCTATTAAATGGTTCAGAAGGTGTTATATTAGGTTTTGGTACAAGACATTCTGAGAAAAAGCCAAATATAATGATATCCGCAGACATGCACGAAATGGATCCTTACTACCTTGGTGGTTTTATAACATCAGGCGGTGTTGAGATTTTCAATACAATTGCAGTCCCAATTGAAGTTAATGAAGAGAATAAAGAATATTTAAAAACTCTTGACGAAGATATTGGCCTTCCATTAACAAATGTTATAGGTAGGGAGATAATTGATAATGGAAAGTATTCAGAAGCTTGGGAAGGTGCAGAGTTCAGACCTAGGGTAAATGTACACAGATGTAGAAATTGCGATAACTGTAATGCAGAAAAGATGTGCCCAACAAAAGCCATTAAAAGAATCGACCACTTAGGCGGTAGAAGACTTCCAAATGAAGATTGTGTTGGTTGTGGAGTATGTGTCGATTCCTGTCCTTATGGAATATATCAAATGAAAAGAAACAGTGTTTTGAGAATTCCAGTAACCTGCAGACAGTCCGATAGAGAAAGAGCATTAAAACTCGCTAAAGAACTAAAGAAAAGAATAGAAAAAGGAGAGTTTAAACCATAA
- a CDS encoding 50S ribosomal protein L11 methyltransferase, whose amino-acid sequence MKLNLKVPQWHYSMLLDDDRVAIFKEAIERTVKEGDVVYDLGTGSGILAMIAAQKAKKVYAIELDPITVEYTKENIENNGFDNIEVIEGDARDYVFKEKADVVVAELLDTALITEPQVPVINSIIKKGLIKDSGKIIPEEVYNTVQLVEAKMGHIYYDEEVKSKSISQEVLYDTINFYKINNEKVSYCLKFEVFEDCDFLGIRLNTYTKLIDNIVSGSTPMLNPPLVIPLNKPVKKGMVEIKLSYRMGGDLESIKVNLI is encoded by the coding sequence ATGAAACTTAATCTTAAAGTTCCACAGTGGCACTATAGCATGCTTTTGGATGATGATAGAGTAGCTATTTTTAAGGAAGCCATTGAAAGAACCGTTAAAGAAGGAGATGTTGTTTATGACTTAGGGACTGGAAGTGGAATATTGGCCATGATTGCAGCTCAAAAGGCTAAAAAAGTTTATGCCATAGAGCTAGATCCAATAACTGTAGAATATACCAAGGAAAACATTGAAAATAATGGATTTGATAATATAGAGGTCATAGAAGGAGATGCAAGGGATTATGTATTTAAGGAAAAAGCAGATGTTGTAGTTGCCGAGCTACTTGATACTGCACTTATAACCGAACCTCAAGTTCCAGTAATTAACTCCATTATAAAAAAAGGGTTAATTAAGGATTCAGGTAAAATTATTCCAGAAGAAGTATACAATACTGTACAGCTTGTTGAAGCCAAAATGGGTCATATATACTATGATGAAGAGGTTAAATCAAAATCGATTTCGCAGGAAGTCCTCTATGACACAATTAATTTTTATAAAATAAACAACGAAAAGGTTTCCTATTGTTTAAAGTTTGAAGTGTTTGAAGACTGTGATTTTTTAGGAATAAGACTCAATACATATACTAAATTAATTGACAACATAGTTTCAGGGAGTACGCCAATGCTAAATCCTCCTTTGGTAATTCCATTAAATAAACCTGTAAAAAAAGGAATGGTTGAGATTAAACTATCCTATAGAATGGGTGGGGATTTGGAGAGTATAAAGGTTAACCTGATTTAA
- the arcS gene encoding archaeosine synthase subunit alpha has translation MLEPVFYDIGRICKEKNVPNTPDSPKYTPKFIDFNIDIPPLGMLKVPFDCPKEVAEELMELNRQETGKIGDLKYQIINFGKYFDLANVEDADLYVVADGRRLIKRRELIEIIPKLREKISPNSGIYFPGALPWEIPLLVYLGVDYFDSTSAKYYASLGCKFTKNRMISTKKSFKELCEYNESVLEDILEEVKYCIKEGSLRNLVEETTVSDPYLRANYRRYTPDIRNIPLSKGKKIMVTIDETRIPEVKKYIERAKNYDPFTNVVVLLPCSSKKPYSYSKSHQLFINAINSAGFPVEELILTSPYGVVPRALEGVVDYDIPVTGEWSTEEIEFINKYLRNYIERAKNKFGDVKIIAHLPEHYMEILDLENLDYIKTAEDNPTSDESLRNLKDTLKEIKNEYLKDTDLGTKHQQRIHNYQELAKFQFGKNFIPDDVVVKGRHRKFFIKKDGKQIQICSLNEENGLFVLTADAGELLGKVNWVEVNFEVKKGGSLFAPGFKDCDENISVNDEVVIVKDDKVIGVGRALMSGAEMKKARHGALVNIRHIK, from the coding sequence ATGTTAGAACCTGTATTTTATGATATTGGAAGAATATGTAAAGAAAAAAATGTACCAAACACTCCGGATTCCCCTAAATATACTCCAAAGTTTATCGATTTTAATATCGATATACCGCCGTTAGGTATGTTAAAGGTGCCATTCGACTGTCCAAAAGAAGTTGCGGAAGAATTGATGGAACTAAATAGGCAGGAAACAGGAAAAATAGGGGATTTGAAATATCAGATAATAAATTTTGGTAAATATTTCGATCTGGCAAATGTTGAAGATGCTGACCTTTATGTTGTTGCAGATGGAAGAAGACTTATTAAAAGAAGAGAATTGATTGAAATAATTCCAAAACTCAGGGAGAAGATATCCCCTAACTCAGGGATTTACTTCCCTGGGGCTTTACCCTGGGAAATTCCACTTTTAGTGTATTTGGGTGTTGATTATTTCGATAGTACATCTGCAAAGTACTATGCATCCTTAGGATGTAAATTTACAAAGAATAGGATGATATCTACTAAGAAAAGTTTTAAAGAATTATGCGAATACAACGAATCCGTTTTAGAGGATATTTTAGAAGAGGTAAAATACTGTATAAAAGAAGGTTCTTTAAGAAATCTAGTAGAGGAGACTACAGTTTCAGATCCTTATTTAAGGGCAAACTACAGAAGGTACACTCCGGACATTAGAAATATACCACTATCCAAAGGCAAAAAAATAATGGTTACAATTGATGAAACCAGAATTCCAGAAGTTAAGAAATATATTGAAAGGGCTAAAAACTATGATCCATTTACCAACGTTGTTGTATTATTACCGTGTTCATCAAAAAAACCTTATTCCTATTCAAAATCCCACCAGCTGTTTATCAATGCTATAAATTCTGCAGGTTTTCCTGTAGAGGAGCTCATACTAACATCCCCTTATGGGGTAGTGCCTAGGGCATTGGAAGGAGTTGTAGATTACGATATACCAGTAACTGGGGAGTGGAGTACTGAAGAAATAGAATTTATAAACAAATATCTTAGAAACTATATTGAAAGAGCCAAAAATAAGTTTGGAGACGTTAAAATAATTGCCCACCTTCCAGAACATTATATGGAAATTTTAGACCTTGAAAACTTGGATTATATAAAAACTGCTGAAGATAATCCGACCTCCGATGAATCCTTGAGAAATTTAAAAGACACCCTTAAAGAAATTAAAAATGAATATTTGAAGGATACTGATTTAGGTACAAAACATCAACAGAGAATCCATAACTACCAGGAACTTGCAAAATTCCAGTTTGGAAAAAACTTTATACCTGACGACGTAGTTGTAAAAGGAAGGCATAGGAAATTTTTCATTAAGAAAGATGGGAAACAGATTCAAATTTGTTCATTGAATGAAGAAAATGGATTGTTTGTTTTAACCGCTGATGCAGGGGAGCTCCTTGGAAAAGTAAATTGGGTTGAAGTGAACTTTGAGGTTAAAAAAGGTGGTTCATTATTTGCACCGGGGTTCAAAGACTGCGATGAAAATATATCTGTAAATGATGAAGTTGTTATTGTAAAGGATGATAAAGTAATTGGGGTAGGTAGAGCTTTAATGAGTGGTGCCGAGATGAAAAAGGCGAGGCACGGAGCTCTTGTAAATATCAGGCATATTAAATGA
- a CDS encoding phosphatidylglycerophosphatase A, whose product MKKSSSSKNKCDSLNKNMSGDKVLKLLKTYKIDIINMLDSGMELCICEENEKDAIRSKLEKIIVENLNNPNVSTLIIAAIKLEEEGKNGNLPFDYESDPNYIYVDEVIGMALANEIAGTKGIFNFRHYDAKKPGIIGALDKEGLVFLDDALAGFIGGCMSKVFENNNFD is encoded by the coding sequence ATGAAAAAGTCATCTTCTTCAAAAAATAAATGCGATTCATTAAATAAAAATATGTCGGGAGATAAAGTTTTAAAACTTTTAAAAACTTATAAGATTGATATTATTAATATGCTGGATAGTGGAATGGAGCTCTGTATCTGTGAAGAAAATGAGAAAGATGCTATTAGATCAAAATTAGAAAAAATAATTGTAGAAAACCTAAATAACCCAAATGTATCAACCTTAATAATAGCAGCCATAAAATTGGAAGAAGAAGGGAAGAATGGAAACCTCCCATTTGACTATGAAAGCGATCCAAACTACATATACGTGGATGAAGTTATAGGAATGGCCTTAGCAAATGAAATAGCAGGAACTAAAGGGATTTTTAATTTCAGGCATTATGATGCTAAAAAACCAGGTATCATAGGAGCTCTTGATAAAGAAGGTCTTGTATTTTTGGATGACGCCCTTGCAGGATTTATAGGCGGTTGCATGTCTAAGGTTTTTGAAAATAATAATTTTGATTGA
- a CDS encoding type II toxin-antitoxin system HicA family toxin: MVKLPRISGNKLIKVLTNTMGYEIVRQKGSHIRLSKNTENGIHNITIPNHEELAKGTLNSILSSVSKWNNISKDKLIEMIK, translated from the coding sequence TTGGTTAAACTTCCAAGAATTTCGGGCAATAAATTAATTAAAGTTCTAACAAATACTATGGGGTATGAGATAGTTAGACAAAAAGGAAGCCACATTAGATTAAGTAAAAACACGGAAAATGGCATTCATAATATTACAATTCCAAACCATGAAGAATTGGCGAAAGGGACGCTAAATAGCATATTATCAAGTGTATCTAAATGGAATAATATTTCAAAAGATAAATTGATTGAAATGATAAAATAA
- a CDS encoding RimK family alpha-L-glutamate ligase: MEKIGILCHRKTPENIMIYEEFKNRGTDVDFLDVMDLICGTEKYEYDLIVSRVERDYLTEGIYALKHFENEEVSVINSSEAIETCQNKYLTYLKLKEYMPKSFLTYTEDFEKIKETLNKNGFEFPVVVKPVYGGYGNGVLKVNNLEELKNIFELLRFNKKEIFIQEYVPYKHDIRAFVVGDSIVGAMERIPKNDWRANYSLGCDIREFKLNDTIEDMVLKSAEKLGADIVGIDVLIDGNQIYILEANITPQFRGMMNFVNIPKEIVNYCLKQI, encoded by the coding sequence ATAGAAAAAATTGGAATACTCTGTCATAGAAAAACCCCTGAGAATATAATGATCTATGAAGAATTTAAAAACAGAGGTACAGATGTCGATTTTTTAGATGTTATGGATTTAATATGTGGAACCGAAAAATACGAATATGATTTAATAGTTTCAAGGGTAGAAAGGGACTATTTAACTGAAGGTATTTATGCACTTAAACACTTTGAAAACGAAGAGGTATCTGTAATAAACTCTTCAGAAGCTATAGAAACCTGCCAAAATAAGTATTTAACTTATTTGAAATTAAAAGAATACATGCCAAAGTCTTTTTTGACCTACACAGAGGACTTTGAGAAAATAAAAGAAACACTGAATAAAAATGGTTTTGAGTTTCCAGTTGTAGTTAAGCCAGTATATGGAGGATATGGAAACGGTGTTTTAAAGGTCAACAATCTTGAAGAGCTAAAGAATATTTTCGAGCTCCTAAGATTTAATAAAAAAGAGATTTTTATTCAAGAGTATGTTCCATACAAACACGACATAAGGGCCTTTGTTGTTGGAGATAGTATAGTTGGTGCAATGGAGAGGATTCCAAAAAACGACTGGAGGGCAAACTATTCTTTAGGGTGCGATATAAGGGAGTTTAAATTAAATGATACTATTGAAGACATGGTTTTAAAATCAGCTGAAAAATTAGGGGCAGATATAGTAGGTATTGATGTATTAATAGATGGTAATCAAATTTACATCTTAGAGGCAAATATAACCCCTCAATTTAGGGGTATGATGAATTTTGTTAATATTCCAAAAGAGATTGTTAATTACTGTTTAAAACAGATATAA
- the mmp11 gene encoding methanogenesis marker protein 11 produces the protein MDDISYRKIVAMVDEGLGLIELVEEHPCPSGSHWIVYQYTRTSPLIISAWRDGNKHHFILKIGKCKLNLIPSLSAAGIEEVKVEEDKVHIVYAGLAGAGVGTELRKNAKNVIATNLIQKGGGSKLGKAEVVTPKMEKVTIGIDDTDTKEEGATWVLANEIGKIIEREGIGYYMDHTIVQLYPGNPNKTQNCVSIALTLAIYPKYKYEIGKFVKDLLKEKSLSKETAMAIYYGITPSKSMKLFTCKAKRGMVSIEEAKAVAMRNSIDIIKVNGDGGIIGAVAALGLAEHHEDAAKLPEEFI, from the coding sequence ATGGATGACATTTCGTACAGAAAAATTGTGGCAATGGTTGATGAAGGTCTGGGTTTAATAGAATTGGTAGAAGAGCACCCCTGTCCAAGTGGATCCCACTGGATAGTGTACCAATATACAAGGACATCTCCACTTATAATTTCTGCGTGGAGGGATGGAAATAAACACCATTTTATTCTTAAGATAGGTAAATGTAAGTTAAATTTGATTCCATCCCTATCTGCAGCAGGTATTGAAGAAGTTAAGGTTGAGGAAGACAAGGTTCACATAGTATATGCAGGTTTAGCAGGTGCAGGTGTAGGAACGGAATTAAGAAAAAATGCAAAAAATGTTATTGCGACAAACTTAATCCAAAAAGGCGGCGGTTCAAAATTAGGGAAGGCAGAGGTTGTAACCCCAAAGATGGAAAAAGTTACAATTGGAATTGATGATACCGATACAAAGGAAGAAGGAGCTACATGGGTTTTAGCCAATGAAATAGGAAAGATAATTGAAAGAGAAGGTATTGGGTACTATATGGACCATACCATAGTTCAGCTATACCCTGGAAACCCAAATAAAACTCAAAACTGCGTTTCAATAGCTTTAACACTGGCAATCTATCCAAAGTATAAGTATGAAATAGGAAAGTTTGTTAAGGACTTGCTTAAAGAAAAGAGTCTTTCAAAGGAAACTGCAATGGCAATATACTATGGTATTACCCCTTCAAAGAGTATGAAATTATTCACCTGTAAAGCAAAAAGAGGTATGGTTTCAATAGAAGAAGCTAAGGCTGTAGCAATGAGAAATAGCATTGATATAATAAAAGTTAATGGAGATGGGGGTATTATTGGGGCAGTTGCAGCATTGGGGCTCGCAGAACATCATGAGGATGCTGCAAAGCTTCCTGAAGAATTCATATAA
- a CDS encoding cobalt-precorrin 5A hydrolase: MIKIVYITKNGEILANKIKNILDYCFYDNEVYHSKNLTINGNEKGFIFIMATGIVLRKYIDKIKNDKTKDPFVIVCDELGKNIMPILSNHLGGGNYFSNLIGRELKGNIVFTTATDINNKIGIDELSNIYFLDVPEKKDILKINKKVLNEKVDLILPNDWKPIKNVLNTYNVEYHNKKFVVVDGDIVLNPKKIVVGIGARRDIKTYKVYWAVKKALFLRDIPVWRIDAFATVDVKKDEKGILDAVKKFKKELFIINRDKINEVYKFRNDLIKSDFVFKTIGVYGVSEPVSVLGVEKLADKNIRDIELILKKFKKDGVSVSIAVG; encoded by the coding sequence ATGATAAAAATAGTTTATATCACAAAAAACGGTGAGATTTTAGCAAATAAGATTAAAAACATTTTAGATTATTGTTTTTATGATAACGAGGTTTATCATTCAAAAAATTTAACAATTAACGGGAATGAAAAGGGATTTATATTTATAATGGCTACAGGTATTGTTTTGAGAAAATACATTGATAAAATAAAGAACGATAAAACAAAAGACCCGTTTGTAATAGTTTGTGATGAGCTCGGTAAAAATATAATGCCTATTTTATCAAATCACTTAGGCGGTGGAAACTATTTTTCTAATTTAATCGGAAGGGAGTTAAAAGGAAACATTGTTTTTACCACTGCAACCGACATAAATAATAAAATTGGCATTGATGAACTTTCCAATATTTATTTTTTAGATGTGCCAGAGAAAAAGGATATTTTAAAGATAAATAAAAAGGTTTTAAATGAAAAAGTTGATTTAATCCTTCCTAATGACTGGAAACCGATAAAAAATGTATTAAACACATATAATGTAGAGTACCACAATAAAAAATTCGTTGTTGTAGATGGCGATATAGTTTTAAATCCAAAAAAGATTGTTGTTGGTATCGGAGCTCGGAGAGATATTAAAACCTATAAAGTATATTGGGCAGTTAAAAAGGCGTTATTTTTAAGGGATATTCCAGTTTGGCGAATAGATGCCTTTGCCACCGTTGATGTTAAAAAGGATGAGAAGGGAATTTTGGATGCAGTTAAAAAATTTAAAAAAGAGTTATTTATAATTAATAGGGATAAAATAAATGAAGTTTATAAATTTAGAAACGATTTAATAAAATCCGATTTTGTTTTTAAAACCATAGGGGTTTATGGAGTTTCTGAGCCAGTTTCTGTATTGGGTGTTGAAAAATTAGCTGATAAAAATATAAGAGATATTGAATTGATTTTAAAGAAATTTAAAAAAGATGGGGTTTCTGTTTCTATTGCCGTTGGATGA
- a CDS encoding stage II sporulation protein M, protein MNQIMSKGVYEVLETMYALKRQKNIIYFVTFIFFSTFIVSYILLYLDVAWINSYGSLLYDSFLSKVDSFNISEGGSLRIISVILGNNILVALFNYVLMIFSIVNIMLNAFLLSYVLHISETLKFILLVTPHGIVEIPALILSGSSGILLFIALIKKFGKLLKGSKSSETGSEIYKIYYHDSLRILGVSIVLFVIAAIIEGTITYQIAQIL, encoded by the coding sequence ATGAACCAAATTATGAGTAAGGGAGTCTATGAAGTTTTAGAGACGATGTACGCACTTAAAAGGCAAAAAAATATAATATACTTTGTAACGTTCATATTTTTCTCAACATTTATTGTATCCTATATACTGTTGTACTTGGATGTTGCATGGATTAACTCCTACGGGTCTTTACTATATGATAGCTTTTTAAGCAAAGTAGATAGTTTTAATATTTCAGAAGGAGGTAGTTTAAGAATAATATCTGTAATCTTAGGGAATAACATACTTGTGGCACTCTTTAATTACGTTCTAATGATATTTTCCATTGTAAATATAATGTTGAATGCCTTTTTACTCTCTTATGTGCTCCATATCTCTGAAACTTTGAAATTTATACTTCTTGTGACTCCCCACGGCATTGTGGAAATTCCTGCATTAATACTCTCTGGAAGTTCGGGTATTCTGTTGTTCATAGCTTTGATTAAAAAATTTGGAAAACTTCTGAAGGGGTCAAAGAGCTCTGAAACTGGATCAGAAATATATAAAATCTACTACCATGACTCGTTAAGAATACTCGGAGTTTCAATAGTTTTATTTGTTATTGCAGCCATTATTGAAGGTACAATAACATATCAAATTGCACAAATCCTTTAG